In the genome of Caenorhabditis elegans chromosome IV, the window ATTCATGACCATCAACTCGATTCGAGTAGAAAGTGTTGAAATGGCTGATGATAAAAACACGtttgatgtgagtttttttccatATGAACAGCTAAACCTATCTGAATTTCTTAAATATGCTCaaacttcaaaacatttttttattttatcccCTGTGAATGTTTATtgtattcagaaaattgtgtTCATTCTTGACATTGACTACTCGGGCGGATTTGAAACCTCAATTGACGTCTCAACaataattgccaaaaaagCGAGCTTATCCGTTAAAATCACAAAGTTAACTGGAATGGTGCGAGTGATTTTGTCGCGACAACCATATCATCACTGGACATTCTCGTTTGTTAGccaaccaatttttgaaaccgatGTAAGTTTTAtgacaattgaattttaaaaattatttatttgcagATTAACTCACAGATTCAAGGGCATCAACTGAAAAGATTGATTCCAATTATCAAAGAAGCAATTCGTAGATCATTACAAAGGAAACATGTTTGGCCTAATTATAAGATCAGATACAGACCGTTCTTCCCGAATCCAATATTCCAGGCTTCACCACCAAtaagtaggtttttttttgagtgtttgtGACGCCCTCATAGTCTCCATTTTGAGGCTGGATTTTCTTTTAAAGAGAACACCAGAATGGGGACTAAAATGAGGaccacagaaaattttttcggtttttataAGCAAAAccgaaaagtcgaaaaatagaaaaagcgaaaaaccaaaaattttcgttcttggcaaaaccgaaaaaaaaattctgaaaacacaACGGGAAACCCGAGATAACagctctaaaaattaaaatttccagatagcTTCACTCATATCAAAATGGAAGGAGGAATCGAAGTAACTGTACTTCAATGTTCACGACTGAAAAATGCTCTTCTTCTTGATGACAAGAACAAAAATTACGAAGTTTATTGTACTGTTTCGATAGAATCTCGTCCAATTGTTCAAAATGAAGAGCAGGGACATGTTGTCAATGTGTTGCTCACTTTCTCACGTTATGATGTATCCTCTCCAATTGGATtagttttcgataaaaatgttGCGGCCACTGGTAACAATACGAATCGTGCTGTTAAAGTATGCACTGTCGAGGATAACAGTTTAGCGGATAAGGCTGCTTTCAAACCAGGAGATGTACTCGTTGCAATCAATAATGTTCCAATTCGATCTGAACGACAAGCAACGAGATTTTTACAATCGACTACTGGTGATTTGACGGTGCTTGTGGAGAGAAGTCTTGATGATATCGATGAGGAAGAATCGAAAGGTAAGAAGACAAATTTACTGAATTCtagaatctttttttttagaaagtattataattttgaagtttcaaaaattacacttttaaaactttaatttttcttagttttgaTGATGtctgttttcaaacaattctcACAAAACCACTAACTACGTTtcatttttcggtgttttattttcttgtcTCACACCACTTATACTTTTATCCAGAAGCAGCCGAAATTGTCGTGAGTACTGTTCGAGATATCGATGGAACTGGTAGCGTTAATGATACAGCTGATTCTACGAGTTTGATAAGCAATAATTCGGTGGCAAACGATAGAGATTCACTGAAGGATGATGATAAAACTATTGGAGGAATACCGGCGAAAGATGGAAAAATTAATGGTATGAGTTTGGAAAGTTTGacttctttttttggattttggagtgttttgCGAATAACTTTGTTGCATGCACGATTGAACAAATTTGCTGTAGAAgagaaaatattgtaaaacttttgctagaaaatatgaaaaatgaaacgaaaaatgtttatgagGCGGATTGTTCATATATTTATTATTCAGTTAGAACGACCTATCAAATTCTTCATAGTTTGTAGCCATCTCGTAATTAATcagttttcctatttttatcCTCCAACTCTGTGAACTATGCGCCAACTGTTCTATTCTCACGTCTTGATAGATTCGAGTCAAAGTTGTGAAGTGAGCTATTTCTATTTTCTCTGcatctttcttcttttcccattggccttttcaattttaactctCTGTGTTCTTCAGAagataaaaaaatgaaacgagTGAATGAGTTCAGTGTAATAATCCATTTCGTCTGACATTTTATGAGCATGAACTTTCTTTTGTTGCTGCAGCACATGGGACATAAAGGGATCACAAGTGCAGATCATGAATTTTGCAGAAACGAGAAAAACGAACGTAGTTATTTATTACTGTAGTACGAAAGGGATAcgataaataattaaattaattagaACATCGATTAagcaaaaatttctaaaaacatcAAGATTTATAATAGTTCGTGTACTTTTCAGCCACCGCCCTTGCCGCAAGACGTCGTCACAGTGTGTCAAATTTGGAATCTTCTGTAATCGACACGAACACCGAATCTGTTGCCTCTTCTATTTTCGGATTAggtatgttttttcttttgaacaaACTGTTCCCTCTTTACGTGGAACTCCCATTTTAATCAGTAACCGTCGATCATGTTACGGTATCCGTGAGAAACCGGTTTTCTGATCGTTGAACAgttaaaaaatgagattttttcgaacggaaaatattttattcaaataagaACACTTTCAATTCGAGCTTTTGTTATGCatatgaaaaaggaaaatggaaaagatgagaaaagaaaactcgTTTTTAACGACGGGATCCATCCTCGAAGAAGACTCCACCATCGAGAGCACAGTATTTTGGACAGACTCCCTTCTCTCCTGGATGTCCATCGcgtcctggctgtcctggacgtcctggttgtccgtctcttcctggttgtcctggtTCTCCGTTGGCTCCCTTCTCTCCTGGTCCTCCTTGAGCTCCATCCTTTCCTGGTTGTCCAGCTGGTCCGCGGGATCCTGGTTGTCCTGGACGTCCTGGCTCTCCTGGTGATCCTGGTTGTGGCTCTCCATTGCGTCCATTctctcctggtggtccagctggtcctggcTTTCCtcctggtcctggtggtccagctggtcccTTGTTTCCTGCAGTTCCATTTGGTCCttctggtcctggtggtcctggtggtccgagTGGTCCCTTGTTTccttgtggtcctggtggtccggctggtcctggtggtccttcTGGGCATGGCTTGCATGGTGGTGGGGTGATTGGCTCACATGGCTCCTTTGGTGGGCGTCCTGGATTTCCGTTAAGACCTGGTGCTCCTGGCTTTCCTGGTCGTCCAGCACGTCCTGGGGttcctggtggtccttgtgCTCCTGGAAGACAGCATCCCTCGCATTGTCCATTTCCAACTTGACGGGCGGTACGGTTGTGAGCCATCACCATATCTGGGACTCTGTTGACGTCCCCCCAAAGCTTCTTGGCCTCAGCACGGCACTCGACAATATCATGATGCATGGTCTTACGAGCATGATGAATGTAATTGTATACCATTGGAAGAGTAATACAGACCGAAAGAACGGCTACGGTAGAGAATGTAAGAGCGGCATAGCCGACGAAGCGGTAAGCCTTGATCTTGGAATCGATGTCCATGGCGGAATGGAATGATTACCAGTTACTCTGGACACCCTTATATACGGTTGCTacatgaaattttggaattcctCTTACTTTCTAACACCTCCAAAAATACCGTAATCTTTACGACATAAGGAAGTCAAAATGTCGAGTAACCGTTTGtccagaaaaataaaaggGATAGGTATCAAACTCTTCTTCGCTTTTCTCTACGTCGCTTGTTTCCATGCGCAATTTCATTATTACACTGCAACTAGGCAACGTTACAGAAGGAGGGAGTAATTGTGATTGCCAGGTCAGTAAGAACagcaaaaattatggaaaagtttgataagcaaatataaaaaagaagTTAGATGGTAATTCTCTGTTTCTGGTTTTCGTTTGATACCGGAcggtgattttcaaaaatcaagaaagttGATAAAAAGGTTCGTAGAGGTCAGGCGTTAAATGTGGTAAAGTTAGAGTAAGATGTTCGATCGGCAAGACAGAGACAGCATTTGTTGAACAAACCAGAAATCCCGTtcgaattaaaataattttatatcgattttaagaatattatattatttttcagacgcTCACAAATTCGATAAACCTCCATCTGTCTCTGTTCAACGTGCTGAAAGTGCTCGAGTGCCTCAACTTCTGATCAGCCAGCCAAGTTTCGATTTACGAAGAACACAATCGGAAAGTCATCTCGATGCAAAAGTCATTGATGCCGTTTTATCGAGTTCTGCAGATTTTGGAATGGAAAATTCTGTGGAAGACGAGATCAAGATGTTGTTGGTTGGAGATTTGAATAGAAGTGCATCTGCTGGACATAATCTGGATCCACAATTACTTGGAGTTGTTAAAAGAGAGGATAAAGATAAAACATTGACCCAGGCTGATGCTTCAAAAGGATTGGCGTTGATTGCTTCAGTAAgtttccctttttttcaaatttatcaaaattcatCATTGCACAACTCGAAATAGttgttttctgaatatttcatTCGTATGCCTTTTGTAAGAAGacagaaaacatttcaatcaACAATCCAAGCAATAAtctaaattagtttttgtCTACCAACTTTTCTTTTCCAGCAAACCGGTTCGGTTGCCTCCCTTTCATCAATGATCTCTAATCGTACTGACACTGGAACAGAAGACGGAGGTGATGATGAAGAAGCACATCTTGACAGAAAACGATCTGCGAGCACACGAAAAGCCAAAATACAGGCAACATTTGCTGCTGGAAAGAAGAAAGTTCTCGATTTGATGCCTCAGAAACGAAAGAACACCGATGCTTCAGATCTCAATGGGGAAAGCATCGAAATTGGAGCAGATGCTGGTTCACTTTACGACACAGATACGAACAGAGATCCATCGATTGGAAGATCTCCCATGGCAGTCGTTGGGAAAAGGAAAGAAAGTCCATCagatgagaaaaaagagaaaaagagattgAAGAAGAAGTTGTCAGAATCTCCGAAGATCAGAAGAGCTGCTGGTTCAGCACAGAAGGATCAGTCTCCAATGACTACAATCAAAGCTAGAACCACAAAGAGTGTTCAATTTCAGAAGGTAAacaatattattcaaaaaaatattctgattaCTTTTAAAATCTGACACTAATAGTTTCTTTTTTACTGAAGTGGGACTGtagggattactgtagtttagcaTTTTTATATTCATGCATCAATGCTCGaaattgcttttaaaaaatttcacatttttagaaagttaacaatttatcaaaacgctgactgaaatttttgaaaaatctaaaagtttttgaaatgttttcttacGATTTTCAGTAATGTTATTACAAGTGCATTCAAACTAAATCCCCACGGACGATACTTCTTTAACTGCATGGAACTTTTTTCCTGATTGTCAATCTCTGATTAGTTTCAGGACGTAATGTGGGGCCAATCACTTCACTTTGAATTTGATTCGCCTCCAGAATCCACCACACGAACTGTTATTCGATACCTCAACGTGACTGTTCACGCAAAAGAAGTGAAATCAGCTGGAACGCCGACAACTTCTGCCACGAATGTACCAAATGCAACACCATCAACTCCAGATAGCATTGCTTCTTCGTCAACAAATACGGATAACTCTGTTCCAACAAATATATCTGCAGATTCAAAACCAATTCTTCTTGGAAGTGTCTCGCTTTTCGTTCCTCAATTAATTGATGATTGTCGTCTAACACTTTCAAATTGTCATCGAGAAGTTTATCAGTTGAAGCAACCAAACACGTCATCTCCACCACAAACATCACCTGATGATCCGTAAGTTTCATCACAGTAGAATATCTAAGATATCCTGACTTAAAATAATGTTATTGTTTAAGGATGCTTGCCGAGTTTGCCCGCCATGCTGGATACGATCCTCGTCTTTGCTTCGGTGACATAACTCTTGGTTTTCGTTATTTCCCTAATGGATTCCCTGTTGACAAAGCAATCAATTCTGGCGATGAAAGTGAAGATGAGCTGAATAGGATACATAATTCAAAAGATGTAGCATCGCCGACGAGGCCTTTCTCACCACCAGCTTTATCCCCTGCAAGTCATGACTGGAAGCTCTGGTATGGAAAGAATTGTGAGTTTATGTTTTTAGTTTCAGTTGATgaagttgttttttaaaattatataaatcaCATGCCAAACAAGGGTGgcatcgaaaaattttcgatttttttcaaggaaatcgaaaaattaaaaaaaattcactttttctgaaagccgacaatcgttttaaaaaaacatctcagaaaaaaaaatcaattttcgttgAAACGTATAActgtattttaaacaaaacaatatGGCTAAAATCTTAAGATATtcctcgaaaaatcaaaaaaaaaatcgaattatcgGAACAgcgaaaaacagaaaaaccgACACTCTTGATACCGAACGTTTTAATTATCTGTAACTTCATCTTTTTCAGCTACGACCTGCGCAATGTGTCGAGGTAAAATTTGGCTCCGCAACGCTTCTTCGTGCTCACGGTGTCTTGTCATTTGCCATAACAAATGCGTCGTCAAGGCCAATAGCGGAGGAATCGCATGTACACCCCAACAACATCTCACACCGCCATCAAATCTTCAACTTCACTCTGACGAGcattttgaagagatatcTGCTTCTGAACTAGATCATCCATCTGTAACTCCAGGAGATCATCAAATTGATGAGACACGTTCATTGATAATGCAATCACCATCTACTCCTTCAAGTTCTATTGCTGGATCGCGTACGTTAAAACGACTTTAAAATCAAGATAAAAACTACGAATACTTAATTTCAGTAGACACACCAGAAATGTCAAAACGCGCCAGATTCCGAAAAGTGacagaaaagttttcaaattggaGAAAAGGAGGAAAAAAGAAGGATGACGACGATTTCATCGGAAGGTAACccgaaagtttgaattttcataattataaTTGTATTTTCCAGAAGAGAAACTATTGACACTGATTCATGTGCTGATACTGGTTCCTTACAATCTCAAGACATTTCCAATAGAGATAGCCCAATGGCAAGTATTCAAGATGTTCTCTCCGATGTTCTTCCAGGTCTAGATGGATCTCCATTCATAAGTGgattatattttcaggtatccttatttttctaaatataaaattataagTAACCTTATTTCAGCCTGGAAATGCATATAATGAGCAGACGATTcgaaatgcaaaaatgctTGGACGTGAGATCTTCTGTGATCTTCCATCTGAGCAACGAGTCGAGAGAATCAACTCACAAATCGATAGAATTCAGACAGCGATAAGAGAAACGAAAGATAATCGATTGAGTGTGATGCAAAATGGCGGAGGTATTCAATTCTGCCCGAACTTCATGTAATCTACAATAATTTTGAGACATTTCAGAATCGTCAGCCAAGTTTCAAGGTCTGGACGAACGTCTTCAAGCTCTCGCTGTTGTCATGCTTCACTATTGTTCTGCTCTTCAAGATTGCCAATCAGGAAGATCCACACCA includes:
- the col-119 gene encoding Nematode cuticle collagen N-terminal domain-containing protein (Confirmed by transcript evidence), which codes for MDIDSKIKAYRFVGYAALTFSTVAVLSVCITLPMVYNYIHHARKTMHHDIVECRAEAKKLWGDVNRVPDMVMAHNRTARQVGNGQCEGCCLPGAQGPPGTPGRAGRPGKPGAPGLNGNPGRPPKEPCEPITPPPCKPCPEGPPGPAGPPGPQGNKGPLGPPGPPGPEGPNGTAGNKGPAGPPGPGGKPGPAGPPGENGRNGEPQPGSPGEPGRPGQPGSRGPAGQPGKDGAQGGPGEKGANGEPGQPGRDGQPGRPGQPGRDGHPGEKGVCPKYCALDGGVFFEDGSRR